The genomic interval GCCGCTGCCGCGTCCGAGACCCTCAGGGGCGGGCCGCGGCGCCGCCGGGTCAGCATGCCCGGCGGTGGCCTCGGTGTGCCCTTGCCGCTGCTCGTGCCCGCGTTGATCGGCGTGGCGTTCCTGACCGTGCCGCTGGTCGCCCTGCTCGTACGGGCCCCCTGGCGCGGTATGCCCGAACAGCTGACCGGCGCCGCCGTGTGGCAGGCGCTTCAGCTGTCCCTGGTCTGCGCCACGGCCGCGACCGCGGTGAGCCTGGTGATCGGGGTCCCGCTGGCCTGGCTGCTGGCCCGTGTCGAGTTCCCCGGCCGAGGCCTGGTCCGTGCCCTGGTCACCCTGCCGCTGGTCCTCCCGCCGGTCGTCGGCGGTGTCGCGCTGCTCATGGCACTGGGGCGCAACGGGGTCGTCGGGAAGTGGCTGGACGCCTGGTTCGGGATCACGCTGCCCTTCACCACCGCCGGGGTCGTGGTCGCCGAGGCGTTCGTCGCGATGCCCTTCCTGGTCATCAGCGTGGAGGGCACGCTGCGGGCCGCCGACCCGCGCTACGAGGAGGCGGCGGCGACCCTGGGCGCCTCCCGCTTCACCGCGTTCCGGCGGGTCACGCTGCCGCTGATCGCGCCGGGTGTGGCGGCGGGTGCCGTGCTGGCCTGGGCACGGGCGCTGGGCGAGTTCGGCGCGACGATCACTTTCGCCGGCAACTTCCCCGGCCGTACCCAGACGATGCCGCTGGCCGTCTACCTCGCCCTCCAGAGCGACCCGGAGGCGGCCATCGCCCTCAGCCTGGTGCTGCTGGCCGTGTCGGTGGCGGTACTGGCGGGGCTCCGCGACCGTTGGATGGCGGCGGGATGAACGGGGCCGAGGGTGGCGGGACGGCGGGGGGTGGCGACGACGCGAGGCGTGACCCCGGTGGCGCCGGGATCCCCCGGACCGCCCGGCCGGCCGAACACCGGACCCCGCGGACCGGATCCGGTCCGGCCACCGGCATCGATGCCGACCACGCGACGCACGACCCCAGTGACACCGAGGCCGCCCGGACCTCCGAGAGCACTGAGCACCGGACCGCGCAGACCGGCACCCGTCCAACCGCCGCGACCGGCGTCCGCCCCGCGAGCCGGACCGACGGCAAGCGTCCGGTCGGAACCGGTGACGGGCGGTCGGCGCAGACCGGTGGGGACGACGCGGACGGGGGCGGCAGCAACGATTCGGACGGGACCGGTGACCGCCCCATGACCGGCAGGACCCGCGTCACCGTCCCCGACGCCACCGCG from Streptomyces sp. CC0208 carries:
- the modB gene encoding molybdate ABC transporter permease subunit, translated to MSPTDKAAAASETLRGGPRRRRVSMPGGGLGVPLPLLVPALIGVAFLTVPLVALLVRAPWRGMPEQLTGAAVWQALQLSLVCATAATAVSLVIGVPLAWLLARVEFPGRGLVRALVTLPLVLPPVVGGVALLMALGRNGVVGKWLDAWFGITLPFTTAGVVVAEAFVAMPFLVISVEGTLRAADPRYEEAAATLGASRFTAFRRVTLPLIAPGVAAGAVLAWARALGEFGATITFAGNFPGRTQTMPLAVYLALQSDPEAAIALSLVLLAVSVAVLAGLRDRWMAAG